In Triticum aestivum cultivar Chinese Spring chromosome 5B, IWGSC CS RefSeq v2.1, whole genome shotgun sequence, the following proteins share a genomic window:
- the LOC123110190 gene encoding disease resistance protein RPS2, with product MQARRKTKRVPGLVDEGKDLLLKARQNPRPVSALQPQYPRERLWGMEHYKDKLIDLITNDREAPLLAITGMAGVGKSTLLKTLCESVPLYDFFEELIYVRAGIKPTVHELQQYVGTYLGIHLPDDHKSRRSAIFTQLADKSFLLILDDVWESINFEEVGIPVPLGELMVQPEYGITRTALRKVVFAARDESACKTWRGHSAYVTRMECLNEQDAFELFAHHAGNTITKDQRILQLAHEIAEECSGLPIALCKIGEAMSPKTEVDEWRGALRLLKTSNLDGISDGYEDVFQQLKISFDQIGKQLQNRFLICSLWPENENIPVEKLTEWWMGLGLIEASDRVTTGKRTICHLLSSSLLEKGDTGMFCAETSHVKMHKMFQKMAQWVVNNQGEEKPWLPLSLCERSTLPGPKWCSIERAWVSRLETGRWENNRTILSSTSSPGPPPLTMLISSHAFSLDLITCCQKITFLDLEGTGISEFPYAICSLREVQYLNLSGTRIEELPQEMRRLSKLKFLLVRDAGALQRVAKELIRSLIDLVMVDLFCSSGFSTHVEYAPSLLAELATPGIELALGFTAQSMTHLSELGKLQWVRTEALCLHHFEEKSKLVDLHLVVNLRSLRELTIRDTSENLELLIAEHGTSLLHSLNFLELNNLRKLKEIKWRNAGNDITVVNICHCDKLKQITWVCELQQLEQLTVTYCQEMEQLFSTSKLRPHQVVTGFPKMRRLYLENLPKLSIFFEKAMELDELTYVCITGCAKLKPLNVSKASDNNKIRLECDKDWWHGLGGGQAIMSCFKPCCCWEKVEDEEI from the exons ATGCAAGCCAGAAGAAAAACAAAGAGAGTTCCTGGTCTTGTGGATGAAGGAAAAGATTTGCTACTGAAGGCTCGACAAAATCCACGCCCTGTATCTGCTCTCCAGCCACAGTATCCAAGAGAACGTCTTTGGGGAATGGAGCATTACAAGGACAAACTGATTGATCTTATCACAAATGACCGCGAAGCTCCACTGCTTGCTATCACTGGCATGGCTGGTGTGGGGAAATCAACCCTTCTCAAAACATTGTGTGAATCTGTGCCactttatgatttttttgaagagCTCATCTATGTTAGGGCTGGAATCAAGCCAACTGTTC atgagCTGCAGCAATATGTCGGGACTTATCTGGGAATACACCTGCCTGATGATCACAAAAGCAGAAGGTCAGCTATATTCACACAACTCGCAGATAAGAGTTTTCTGCTCATCCTAGATGATGTCTGGGAGAGTATCAATTTTGAAGAAGTCGGTATTCCTGTGCCCCTGGGGGAACTAATGGTGCAGCCTGAGTATGGGATCACTCGAACAGCACTACGTAAAGTTGTGTTTGCAGCAAGAGATGAGTCAGCATGCAAAACCTGGAGGGGGCACTCAGCATATGTCACCAGGATGGAGTGCTTGAATGAACAAGACGCTTTTGAACTCTTCGCCCATCATGCGGGGAATACCATCACGAAGGACCAGCGAATCCTTCAGCTTGCACATGAG ATCGCTGAAGAGTGCAGTGGCTTACCAATTGCTTTGTGCAAGATTGGAGAAGCTATGTCTCCAAAAACAGAGGTCGATGAATGGAGAGGTGCTCTTCGGCTATTGAAGACGTCAAATCTTGATGGAATCTCAGATGGATACGAGGATGTGTTTCAACAGCTGAAAATAAGTTTTGATCAGATAGGGAAACAGCTACAGAATCGATTTCTGATATGCTCTTTGTGGCCCGAGAATGAGAACATTCCTGTAGAAAAGCTAACTGAGTGGTGGATGGGGCTTGGGTTGATTGAAGCTTCTGATCGTGTTACAACAGGGAAGCGCACAATCTGTCACCTGCTGAGTTCTTCATTGTTAGAAAAAGGTGACACCGGAATGTTTTGTGCCGAGACTTCTCACGTTAAGATGCATAAAATGTTTCAGAAAATGGCTCAGTGGGTTGTTAATAATCAAGGAGAAGAGAAACCGTGGTTGCCACTATCCCTCTGTGAACGTTCGACATTACCAGGGCCGAAATGGTGTTCAATAGAAAGAGCTTGGGTATCACGACTAGAAACTGGGAGATGGGAAAATAACAGAACTattttgtcttcaacatcttcccCAGGCCCCCCACCATTAACTATGCTGATATCATCCCATGCCTTCTCATTGGATCTAATCACGTGTTGTCAGAAAATCACGTTTTTGGATCTGGAGGGGACAGGTATAAGTGAATTCCCGTACGCCATTTGCTCTTTGCGTGAAGTGCAGTATCTTAACCTTTCTGGCACAAGAATAGAAGAATTGCCTCAGGAAATGCGCCGACTGTCGAAGCTTAAATTCTTGCTTGTTAGAGATGCCGGGGCTCTCCAAAGGGTAGCTAAAGAATTAATCCGAAGTCTGATAGATCTGGTTATGGTGGATCTTTTCTGTTCCAGTGGCTTTTCTACTCATGTTGAGTATGCGCCATCACTTCTGGCTGAACTAGCCACCCCTGGTATAGAGCTTGCACTTGGCTTCACGGCACAGAGCATGACACATTTGAGTGAACTAGGGAAGTTGCAATGGGTCCGTACAGAGGCACTGTGCTTGCACCATTTTGAAGAGAAGTCAAAACTTgttgacctgcaccttgtcgtTAATTTACGGAGTCTGCGAGAACTGACTATCAGGGACACATCTGAAAACCTTGAGCTCTTAATAGCTGAGCATGGCACAAGTTTGCTCCATAGCCTGAACTTCCTTGAGCTGAACAATCTGAGGAAACTAAAGGAAATAAAGTGGAGAAATGCAGGTAATGACATCACAGTGGTTAACATTTGTCATTGTGATAAATTGAAACAAATCACATGGGTCTGTGAGCTTCAGCAACTGGAGCAGCTGACAGTTACATATTGCCAAGAAATGGAGCAACTTTTTTCCACCTCAAAGTTGCGCCCTCATCAAGTGGTAACTGGCTTTCCTAAAATGAGAAGACTCTATTTGGAGAACTTGCCGAAGCTGTCGATTTTTTTTGAGAAAGCTATGGAGCTGGATGAACTGACATATGTTTGTATCACTGGGTGTGCAAAACTGAAGCCCCTAAATGTTAGTAAAGCCAGTGACAACAACAAGATCAGATTAGAATGTGATAAAGATTGGTGGCATGGCTTAGGAGGTGGTCAGGCAATCATGAGCTGTTTCAAACCATGTTGTTGCTGGGAGAAGGTCGAGGACGAGGAAATTTGA